One segment of Brassica napus cultivar Da-Ae chromosome C3, Da-Ae, whole genome shotgun sequence DNA contains the following:
- the LOC125583302 gene encoding glutamate receptor 2.1-like: MRGNNFVLILLFFFRMQVREAQNTDVKVGIVTDVGRENSDITLLCISMSLSDFYSSHPETRTRLITTIVDSKNDVVLSAAAALDLITNKEVKAILGPWTWMQAQFMIEMGQKSQVPTVSYSATSPFLASIRSQYFFGATYDDSSQVHAIKAIIELFMWREVAPAYVDNTFGEGILPSLTNALQEINVRIPYRTVIYPNATDDEISVELLRMMNLPTRVFVVHIAKLLGSRFFAKAKEIGMMKQGYVWILTNSIADDLSIMNETEIETMEGVLGVKTYFPRSEELETFKSRWKKRFPNSDLSVYGLCAYDATTALALAIEEAGTSNLTFVKTDAMRDMSELQGLGVSQYGPKLVQALSRVRFKALAGDFQFINGQLHPSVFEIVNVDGRGGRTIGFWKKEHGLLKNLEQKPATTTTSSTWQDRLRPIIWPGDTMSVPKGWEIPTNGKRLRIGVPTNNGFKQFVKATRDPITNSTIFSGFCIDYFEAVIQAMSYDVSYDFIPFEDVNYDTAIYQVYLGVKYTDHVFLFMPNMH, translated from the exons atgaggGGAAACAACTTTGTTCTCATCTTACTCTTCTTCTTCCGGATGCAAGTCAGAGAAGCACAGAATACCGATGTCAAAGTGGGAATCGTGACCGATGTCGGAAGGGAAAACTCCGACATAACTTTGCTTTGTATCAGCATGTCTCTCTCTGATTTCTACTCTTCTCACCCAGAAACCAGGACAAGGCTTATAACCACCATTGTTGACTCCAAAAACGATGTTGTTCTCTCAGCAGCAGCGG CTCTTGATCTGATAACGAACAAGGAAGTGAAAGCGATTCTAGGGCCATGGACTTGGATGCAGGCTCAATTCATGATTGAGATGGGACAAAAGTCTCAGGTGCCAACTGTTTCATACTCTGCAACAAGTCCCTTCCTAGCTTCCATCCGTAGTCAATACTTTTTTGGTGCTACGTATGATGATTCATCTCAAGTGCACGCCATTAAAGCAATCATCGAACTTTTTATGTGGAGAGAGGTAGCACCTGCGTATGTTGACAACACCTTCGGGGAAGGTATATTGCCTAGTCTTACCAATGCGTTACAAGAGATTAACGTTCGTATACCTTATAGGACCGTGATTTATCCCAATGCCACGGATGATGAAATCTCCGTGGAACTTCTCAGGATGATGAATCTACCCACTAGAGTATTTGTTGTTCACATTGCTAAATTGCTTGGCTCAAGATTTTTTGCCAAAGCTAAGGAAATTGGTATGATGAAACAAGGATATGTCTGGATCCTCACCAACTCCATTGCCGATGATCTGAGTATCATGAATGAGACGGAAATTGAAACAATGGAAGGGGTCTTGGGTGTAAAGACTTACTTTCCGAGATCCGAAGAGCTTGAGACATTTAAATCTCGATGGAAGAAGAGATTCCCAAACTCTGACCTGAGCGTGTATGGATTATGTGCTTATGATGCCACTACTGCACTAGCACTGGCCATCGAAGAAGCTGGGACATCAAATTTGACTTTTGTCAAGACAGATGCCATGAGGGATATGTCTGAACTTCAAGGTCTAGGTGTATCTCAATATGGTCCAAAACTTGTTCAGGCACTCTCTAGAGTTCGGTTTAAAGCTCTTGCTGGCGATTTCCAGTTTATTAATGGACAACTGCACCCGTCAGTATTTGAGATTGTTAATGTGGATGGGCGTGGAGGAAGGACCATAGGATTCTGGAAGAAAGAACATGGACTCTTGAAAAACTTGGAGCAAAAACCAGCTACCACGACCACTTCCTCTACTTGGCAAGATCGACTCAGACCAATTATTTGGCCTGGAGACACTATGTCCGTACCCAAAGGATGGGAGATACCGACAAATGGAAAAAGGCTGCGGATTGGAGTCCCAACTAATAACGGCTTCAAACAATTTGTGAAGGCTACAAGAGATCCCATCACCAATTCAACAATCTTTAGTGGATTTTGCATCGACTACTTTGAGGCAGTAATTCAAGCAATGTCCTATGATGTTTCCTATGACTTTATTCCTTTCGAAGATGTCAACTACGACACCGCAATCTACCAAGTGTATCTCGGGGTGAAGTATACCGACCATGTCTTTCTTTTTATGCCTAACATGCACTAA
- the LOC106442144 gene encoding B3 domain-containing protein REM-like 1, whose amino-acid sequence MEVPYVKLFLGQYCNKYKMVETPFKFNGLGFVFPIGSPLVADVSRAILQVQESNKRLPLRFTRVNGINKAGKKITLMGQDGVNWMVLLTNENERGRMRLGRGWKGFCEAHGVKIGDSFVLELMREKDSSHVLKFCTKLNCV is encoded by the exons ATGGAAGTGCCGTACGTGAAACTCTTTCTCGGACAATACTGTAACAAGTATAAAATGGTTGAAACGCCATTCAAGTTTAATGGATTAGGCTTC GTCTTTCCCATTGGATCCCCTCTAGTCGCTGATGTCTCAAGGGCCATTCTACAAGTGCAAGAGTCCAACAAG CGGCTTCCACTACGTTTCACGCGGGTGAATGGCATCAACAAAGCAGGGAAGAAGATAACTCTGATGGGTCAAGACGGAGTAAACTGGATGGTGCTTCTTACGAATGAAAACGAACGTGGAAGAATGAGACTAGGAAGAGGCTGGAAAGGATTTTGTGAAGCTCATGGTGTAAAGATAGGAGATTCCTTTGTTTTGGAACTCATGCGAGAGAAAGATTCAAGTCATGTGCTTAAGTTCTGCACCAAATTAAATTGTGTGTGA